The following proteins come from a genomic window of Candidatus Angelobacter sp.:
- a CDS encoding DUF192 domain-containing protein yields MRFGWKIGLALAAGLFLTSCEKRAPSAQPKLSTLKLWLGPRELTAEVAQTLVQIQTGMMFRTNINEGEGMIFILPYPQQAAFWMKNCVVPLSVAYIDPDGIIQEIHDLQPGNTNTVFSASENIRYALETRQGWFDRNMISTGVVVRTERGSLTETFLGRR; encoded by the coding sequence ATGAGATTTGGGTGGAAAATCGGTCTGGCTTTAGCGGCGGGATTGTTTCTGACTTCCTGTGAAAAACGGGCGCCCTCCGCGCAGCCGAAATTGTCCACGCTCAAACTCTGGCTCGGCCCGAGGGAGCTGACTGCGGAGGTCGCGCAAACGCTGGTCCAGATTCAAACCGGCATGATGTTCCGGACGAACATCAACGAGGGTGAAGGAATGATATTCATCTTGCCATACCCGCAACAGGCGGCGTTTTGGATGAAAAACTGTGTTGTGCCCCTGTCAGTCGCCTACATAGACCCCGACGGAATCATCCAGGAAATCCACGACCTTCAGCCGGGCAATACGAATACGGTCTTCTCCGCGTCGGAGAATATTCGTTACGCCCTGGAAACCCGCCAGGGCTGGTTCGATCGGAACATGATTTCCACGGGCGTCGTCGTTCGCACGGAACGCGGCTCTTTGACGGAGACCTTTTTGGGGCGACGTTGA